One Ricinus communis isolate WT05 ecotype wild-type chromosome 2, ASM1957865v1, whole genome shotgun sequence DNA segment encodes these proteins:
- the LOC8288566 gene encoding probable WRKY transcription factor 7, protein MAVELMMGYSGDSFATKLQENAVREAATAGIQSVEEVIKLLQQNQLQQPPQYYSETFSSSSNSSDTNPPSTDNIMAVTDAAVNNFKKVISLLGRTTRTGHARFRRAPVSSPASPTQQEHPKPPQQHQQVQDPGPSAGPLNSQQSEQVSAFRVYQPTPIHRLPPLPNNHHHHHHHHQHQHQQQKAPLLVTKNGFSERSEAAPSINFSNSPSISAATSFMSSLTGETDSLQRSMSSGFQFANPASSVGKPPLSSTSLKRKCNSMDDAALKCGSSSSRCHCSKKRKSRVKRVIRVPAISNKMADIPPDDFSWRKYGQKPIKGSPHPRGYYKCSSMRGCPARKHVERALDDPMMLIVTYEGDHNHSHSTADATAVRVLESS, encoded by the exons ATGGCTGTGGAACTTATGATGGGTTATTCTGGTGATAGTTTTGCAACTAAATTGCAAGAAAATGCTGTGAGAGAAGCAGCCACTGCTGGGATCCAAAGCGTTGAGGAGGTTATTAAATTACTTCAGCAAAATCAACTTCAACAGCCACCACAATACTATTCTGAAAcgttctcttcttcttcaaactcTAGTGATACTAATCCTCCATCTACAGATAATATCATGGCTGTTACAGATGCCGCTGTCAACAACTTCAAGAAAGTCATTTCTTTGCTCGGTCGAACTACAAGAACTGGACATGCCCGCTTTCGCAGAGCGCCTGTTTCATCTCCTGCTTCTCCTACTCAGCAAGAACATCCAAAACCACCACAACAGCATCAGCAAGTTCAAGATCCAGGGCCCTCTGCTGGACCTCTTAATTCACAGCAATCAGAACAAGTTTCTGCTTTTCGAGTATACCAACCAACCCCGATTCATCGGTTACCCCCTCTACCTaacaatcatcatcatcaccatcaccatcatcaacatcagCACCAGCAGCAAAAGGCTCCTCTTTTAGTTACAAAGAATGGGTTTTCAGAAAGAAGCGAAGCGGCTCCTTCCATTAATTTCTCTAATTCACCATCAATCTCTGCTGCCACTTCATTCATGTCTTCTTTAACTGGGGAAACTGATAGCTTACAACGCTCTATGTCCTCTGGCTTTCAATTTGCCAATCCTGCTTCATCTGTTGGTAAACCTCCTTTGTCCTCTACTTCTCTCAAAAGAAAGTGTAATTCCATGGACGATGCTGCTCTTAAGTGCGGTTCCTCTTCTAGCCGCTGCCATTGCTCCAAGAAAAG GAAATCGAGAGTTAAGAGAGTAATCAGGGTTCCTGCAATTAGTAATAAGATGGCTGATATTCCACCTGATGATTTTTCCTGGAGAAAATatggccaaaagcctatcaaAGGCTCTCCTCATCCGAG GGGATATTATAAGTGCAGTAGCATGAGAGGATGCCCAGCTCGCAAACATGTGGAGAGAGCTTTGGATGATCCGATGATGCTGATTGTAACTTACGAAGGTGACCACAATCATTCACACTCCACCGCTGATGCGACTGCGGTACGAGTTCTTGAATCATCTTGA